The genomic stretch AAATCCCAACATCCTAATCTGATGGAAAACCGTTGGGAAGATGGAGAAAGCCATGACTTACCACAGGATTTTGCTGATATGTTAGGTTGGAAAGAACTGGCTGCAAAAGTTGACCTAGCTTATTCAAAAGCACCTCAGGGGGAATATACTATAATCATTTGCGACAACTACGGACAAGCTGGTGCGATTAACTTTTACACCAAAACTAAAGGCTTACAGGCAGTAACAATGAACGCCGATTATGTCAACTGGATAGATTTAAGCCAGGAAATCAAAAACGTGATTCTGATAAGAGAAGCCGAAGATATAGTCAGTGAGCGGGAAATTTCCCTTTTCGAAAAATCGGAAAAAATAGGAACCATCACTGACCCAGATGCTAGGGAATTTGGCACTTCCATACATTTACTTATAGGAGCCAAAACAGACATAAATGCGATTTTGACAAGTGAGATAGGTTAACTAAAGTATCGTACTTGATCAAGGTAACGTCATCTGAATGAAACAAAATTCAAGATCATGTTAAAAATTCTACTGCTTGCCTTCACACTGATTTCTCAAGTTGGCTTTGCGAAAGTCAACGAAGGAATAAATGATAGATCCTTGCTTTCAGCACCTTACTTCCAAAAATCAGAACACTTTTTCGAGTCGAATGAAGCTTTGGGAATTGTTGATCAAAAACTAGCTCAGGACAGCTCATTCAACTTCAACAAGCTCATTTTCCACTCCACCGCCTGCTACGGTTCTTGTCCAGTCATTCATATGGAACTTTCAGCTGATAGATCCCTCAAATACTCTGGTGACTATTTTGAGGACGCTGCTTTCCAGGAGGTGGACTCTGCCGTTCGGGAAACTTTAGAGGGGAGCTTTCTGAAAGTGTCTATGCAGAACTAATAAACTTGCTTATTCAATCCAACATCGATGAATGGAGAAATGAAAACCAAATCCTTTGCTGTGATGCCCCTATCAAAACCATAATAGTGTATCACAACGGGGAAAGAAAATATTACAAAGCGATGTTTGAAGCTACTGGGATGAAAGAGTTGATTTCTTATTTGTACGCTATCAACCAAAAAGTGGATTTAACAGGGGTTGAGGAGAAATTCTCTTTTGAGAGATGATCAATATAAAAAGGTTTCCTTTGTACATAGTTCAAAAATATTGACTTTATCCTTTTTCCCCTCACCCAAATTCATGAATAGTTACAAGCAAATAGAAGCTGCAATTCACTCAGCCTCGAACATCCTTATCACTGCCCACAAATCAGCCGATGGTGATTCTGTTGGTTCTTCCTTAGGCTTATATCACTTTATAGAAAAGCTCGGTAAGAAAGCTATTATTTGCCATCCAGATAAGGCACCTGATTTTTTAG from Algoriphagus sp. NG3 encodes the following:
- a CDS encoding DUF6438 domain-containing protein, with the protein product MLKILLLAFTLISQVGFAKVNEGINDRSLLSAPYFQKSEHFFESNEALGIVDQKLAQDSSFNFNKLIFHSTACYGSCPVIHMELSADRSLKYSGDYFEDAAFQEVDSAVRETLEGSFLKVSMQN